A single window of Chitinivorax sp. PXF-14 DNA harbors:
- a CDS encoding PelD GGDEF domain-containing protein — MKSQLLRIILPKPRPAWIWAEAIGLTLLALLAGFTVDAHDPLLTQAGFPWLWLSPVLLSLRYGTLPGVGSAFILLLAWLVALRLGYTAETDFPRLFFLGGLLVTMLCGEYAGLWRTKLRRIEELNGYLDHRLEEITYRLYLLRLSHDRLEQNLISKPATLRDALIRLRDFILSLEHVPGELLGAQPFLDFLTQFCQMEAAAIYRVKRRQVEPAAVASVGSIGELAADDPLLRHALSTNAMSHVAEIDEIDGAHASRYLVVAPIHNSFGQTLGVLVVEKMPFFALNDETLQTLAVLLAYYVDHMIAAEAAMPIREVLPDCPPMFAEEVLKLGRIERDTGVASYIVALAFSPHPKQQDMYMMVKRMQRGLDLTWEIEEAGTRIMLTLMPLSGQTAAEGYLARIEHSLQDQFGGNFHDCRIRPYSTSVGIGSAPLLVQDLVARCRNSLGL, encoded by the coding sequence GTGAAATCGCAGCTGCTCAGAATCATTCTGCCCAAGCCGCGCCCGGCCTGGATCTGGGCCGAAGCCATCGGCCTCACCTTGCTCGCGCTGCTGGCCGGCTTTACCGTCGATGCGCACGACCCGCTGCTGACCCAGGCCGGCTTTCCCTGGCTGTGGCTCTCGCCGGTGTTGCTGTCGCTGCGCTACGGCACCCTGCCGGGCGTCGGCTCCGCCTTCATCCTGCTGCTGGCGTGGCTCGTCGCGCTACGGCTCGGCTACACGGCAGAGACCGATTTCCCGCGCCTGTTCTTCCTCGGCGGCCTGCTCGTGACCATGCTCTGCGGCGAGTATGCCGGCCTGTGGCGCACCAAGCTCCGGCGCATCGAGGAGCTCAATGGCTATCTCGATCACCGGTTGGAAGAGATCACCTATCGCCTCTACCTGCTCAGGCTGTCGCATGACCGGCTCGAACAGAACCTGATCAGCAAGCCGGCGACGCTGCGCGACGCGCTGATCCGCCTGCGCGACTTCATCCTGTCGCTCGAACATGTGCCGGGCGAGCTGCTCGGGGCGCAGCCGTTTCTCGACTTCCTCACCCAGTTCTGCCAGATGGAGGCCGCCGCGATCTACCGCGTGAAGCGCCGCCAGGTCGAGCCGGCAGCGGTCGCCAGCGTCGGCTCGATCGGCGAGCTCGCCGCCGACGACCCGCTGCTGCGCCACGCGCTAAGCACCAATGCGATGAGCCATGTGGCCGAAATCGACGAGATCGACGGCGCGCATGCGAGCCGCTACCTCGTGGTGGCGCCGATTCACAACAGCTTTGGCCAGACACTGGGCGTGCTGGTCGTCGAGAAGATGCCCTTCTTCGCGCTCAACGACGAAACGCTGCAGACGTTGGCCGTGCTGCTCGCCTACTACGTCGATCACATGATCGCCGCCGAGGCCGCCATGCCAATCCGCGAGGTGCTGCCCGATTGCCCGCCGATGTTCGCCGAGGAAGTGCTCAAGCTCGGGCGCATCGAGCGCGATACCGGCGTGGCGAGTTACATCGTGGCGCTGGCGTTCAGCCCGCACCCGAAGCAGCAGGACATGTACATGATGGTCAAGCGCATGCAGCGCGGCCTCGACCTCACCTGGGAGATCGAGGAGGCCGGCACGCGCATCATGCTCACGCTCATGCCGCTGTCCGGCCAGACGGCAGCCGAGGGCTATCTCGCGCGCATCGAGCATTCGCTGCAGGACCAGTTCGGCGGCAACTTCCACGATTGCCGCATCCGCCCCTACAGCACCAGCGTAGGCATTGGCTCCGCGCCGCTCTTGGTGCAGGATCTGGTCGCG
- a CDS encoding penicillin-binding protein activator LpoB, translating to MNRLRPTLLGALLLAGALAGCSTVQTARPAAPLDKSAKWVLLPILNHTETPQAGLRAEAITESLLQSAGVSALVHYPSQLKTETLLDAAERKVLDDARKWAGDQGARYAVTGSVSEWRYKVGVDGEPAVGMTLQVIDLPSGQVVWSGSGGKTGWSRESLSGVAQKLLQTLINGAGL from the coding sequence ATGAATCGACTCCGCCCCACGCTACTTGGCGCCCTGCTGCTCGCAGGGGCGCTGGCTGGCTGCTCGACGGTGCAGACCGCCCGTCCCGCCGCCCCGCTCGACAAGTCCGCCAAATGGGTGCTGCTGCCCATTCTCAACCACACCGAGACGCCACAGGCCGGGCTGCGCGCCGAGGCCATCACCGAGTCGCTGCTGCAATCGGCCGGCGTTTCGGCACTCGTGCACTACCCCTCGCAACTGAAGACGGAAACGCTGCTCGACGCCGCCGAGCGCAAGGTGCTCGACGACGCCCGCAAATGGGCCGGCGACCAGGGTGCGCGCTACGCCGTCACCGGCAGCGTGTCGGAATGGCGCTACAAGGTCGGCGTGGATGGCGAGCCGGCCGTGGGCATGACGCTGCAGGTGATCGACCTGCCCTCGGGCCAGGTCGTCTGGAGCGGCAGCGGCGGCAAGACTGGCTGGAGCCGTGAATCGCTGTCCGGCGTGGCGCAGAAGCTGTTGCAAACACTGATCAACGGTGCCGGCCTGTAG
- a CDS encoding tetratricopeptide repeat protein, with the protein MLSTRSNSAVQPKPRERLFPWWSMLLFAVMVSLTLLLFFPQKWLMSQVQQTRPGDRVSLEYLANLVKFNPSDNALQLALVRQYLASGDWGNARVALRSVDAGDDGKLRTERDALYYRTLMLEYQELKPDDPRRAQLLQTLSVAAGNSPAGGGSVDSLVWLARQAEAIGQPALAGQLYDQLARTDSARQLNWLEAGARVALANGDYDGAARRYFAARAQVRSLPLQRHYFLAGLRTLQSGNQLDAALAIAQKDLGALGDDPDTLKYLIALARSANQLDLAAQFARRLLQMSWLREQLPAHELAQLEGGLRWLTVDYEPGRSPQRAFDEEAYRLGYEVFVASRKLDDAVAVAQRAVQLLPGDLNWRKRLAQALEWSGHPELAIEHWTVIAERGGSQEAWQALLRLAPGLNDNRALLLAQKHRAATERLSDAQWRDLAALYEKIAEPREGAAYLVQQYQRQPQPLLLELAGEMYQRAGDEPAAGTTLQTLIRDYGPAPQYALKLATLQYLRGDVQQAYETLRSAQTRARDEDIDYWHTLGELAWQAQQDRTGISAYRTLLRQGKQQPVELERLYLLLQDSAPDEAAQVAEQGWQQYREPRFLLSLMALRSRQAAWIRLKPVLDTLTADDLRRLGSEVNFWLLRSQYHLQLGQAEPAVQDARQAVATAPGDNGARINLLWLLIDQHAQQDLAQALQQWRAVAEGAPQYWDVYASGYLALNQPEQALPYFRRGLARHASDYLWLMGYADALEQAQQPDIAWRIRRHAWAALRQPQPPDQPQAMLAQARLALQFAPADTVAPLLRQLLRQDWARGDDAVAAQANELVLSWQLSTDSEEAARGWLWKRYATHLAQPDWAALSLALQAQDLPALDRLLAARAEALPVRDHIEALRQLGRLGEAQALAFDTMSSNERDDQAQQQLDELALQAAPRVGLGYENRRQSGLVQHSVEMRYETNVTPALRLSLELGEASQSTRGDSLRQDLSAADGRLPDLSRQFPSRERQAKLDLTLTDAHGQTVLSLAREQNLDSYTSLRLERQQTLSRELSLGLSLGRRQQASDSDLMQLLAMRDSAEATLRLSPNRLDYASIGLGWHRYRLQSGPGLGRGQQLNWEIGHRLRTEYPDVSIRLSGYHNRYTQQFDAAPADPETDTPRLLPDDSSAVGLNIGFGQAYLNDYTRGWRPIADIGLNHSPQAGRGYNWLLGMAGSVLGHDHLAVFARNSHGGSGPTADSGALGLHYWLAY; encoded by the coding sequence ATGCTGTCGACACGCTCGAACTCCGCTGTCCAGCCTAAGCCGCGCGAGCGCCTGTTCCCCTGGTGGAGCATGCTGCTGTTCGCCGTCATGGTCAGCCTGACGCTGCTGCTGTTCTTCCCGCAGAAGTGGCTGATGTCGCAGGTGCAGCAGACCCGGCCCGGCGACCGCGTATCGCTCGAATACCTGGCCAACCTGGTCAAGTTCAATCCGAGCGACAACGCGCTGCAGCTCGCGCTGGTGCGGCAGTACCTGGCCAGCGGCGACTGGGGCAACGCGCGGGTCGCGCTGCGTTCGGTCGACGCCGGTGACGACGGCAAGTTGCGCACCGAGCGCGATGCGCTGTACTACCGCACGCTGATGCTCGAATACCAGGAGCTCAAGCCGGACGACCCGCGCCGCGCGCAGCTGCTGCAGACGCTCTCGGTCGCGGCCGGCAACAGTCCGGCCGGCGGCGGCTCGGTCGACAGCCTGGTATGGCTGGCCCGGCAGGCCGAGGCCATCGGACAGCCGGCGCTGGCCGGCCAGCTCTACGACCAGCTCGCCCGCACGGACAGCGCCCGCCAGCTCAACTGGCTTGAAGCCGGCGCCCGCGTGGCGCTGGCCAATGGCGACTACGACGGCGCGGCACGGCGCTATTTCGCCGCGCGCGCGCAAGTGCGCAGCCTGCCGCTGCAGCGGCACTACTTCCTAGCCGGGCTGCGCACGCTGCAGTCCGGCAACCAGCTCGACGCGGCCCTGGCGATCGCGCAGAAGGACCTCGGCGCGCTCGGCGACGACCCCGACACGCTCAAATACCTGATCGCACTCGCGCGCTCGGCCAACCAGCTCGACCTGGCGGCCCAATTCGCACGTCGGCTGCTGCAGATGAGCTGGCTGCGCGAGCAGCTGCCGGCGCATGAGCTGGCGCAGCTGGAGGGCGGGCTGCGCTGGCTGACCGTCGACTACGAGCCGGGCCGGTCGCCGCAACGCGCGTTCGACGAAGAGGCCTACCGGCTCGGCTACGAGGTGTTCGTCGCCAGCCGCAAGCTCGACGATGCGGTCGCGGTGGCGCAGCGCGCCGTGCAACTGTTGCCGGGAGACCTGAACTGGCGCAAGCGTCTGGCCCAGGCGCTCGAATGGTCGGGCCATCCCGAACTGGCGATCGAGCACTGGACGGTGATCGCCGAGCGCGGCGGCAGCCAGGAGGCCTGGCAGGCACTGCTGCGCCTGGCGCCGGGCCTCAACGACAACCGCGCGCTGCTGCTCGCGCAGAAGCACCGCGCGGCCACCGAGCGGCTCAGCGATGCCCAGTGGCGCGACCTCGCCGCGCTGTACGAAAAGATCGCCGAGCCACGTGAAGGCGCGGCCTATCTCGTGCAGCAGTACCAGCGCCAACCCCAGCCGCTGTTGCTGGAGCTGGCTGGCGAAATGTACCAGCGCGCCGGCGACGAGCCCGCCGCCGGCACGACGCTGCAGACCCTGATCCGCGACTACGGCCCTGCGCCGCAGTACGCACTGAAGCTGGCGACGCTGCAATACCTGCGTGGCGATGTACAGCAGGCTTACGAGACCTTGCGCTCGGCGCAAACCCGCGCGCGCGACGAAGACATCGATTACTGGCATACCCTCGGCGAGCTCGCCTGGCAGGCGCAGCAGGACCGCACCGGCATCTCGGCCTACCGCACCCTGCTGCGCCAGGGCAAACAGCAGCCCGTGGAGCTCGAACGGCTCTATCTGCTGCTGCAGGACAGCGCACCCGACGAGGCCGCACAAGTCGCAGAACAAGGCTGGCAGCAATACCGCGAGCCGCGCTTTCTGCTGTCGTTGATGGCGCTGCGCAGCCGGCAGGCCGCCTGGATCAGACTGAAGCCCGTGCTCGACACACTGACCGCAGACGACCTGCGGCGGCTCGGCAGCGAGGTCAATTTCTGGCTGTTGCGCTCGCAATACCACCTGCAACTGGGCCAAGCCGAACCTGCCGTGCAGGATGCCCGCCAGGCGGTGGCCACCGCCCCCGGCGACAACGGCGCGCGCATCAACCTCTTGTGGCTGCTGATCGACCAGCACGCGCAGCAAGACCTGGCGCAGGCGCTGCAGCAATGGCGGGCGGTCGCCGAGGGCGCGCCGCAGTACTGGGACGTCTATGCGAGCGGCTACCTGGCGCTGAACCAGCCCGAACAGGCGCTGCCCTACTTCCGCCGCGGGCTGGCCCGACACGCCAGCGACTATCTCTGGCTCATGGGCTATGCCGATGCGCTCGAACAGGCGCAGCAGCCCGACATCGCCTGGCGCATCCGCCGCCACGCGTGGGCAGCGCTGCGCCAGCCGCAGCCGCCGGACCAGCCCCAGGCCATGCTCGCCCAGGCAAGGCTGGCGCTGCAGTTTGCCCCGGCCGACACAGTCGCGCCGCTGCTGCGGCAGCTGTTGCGCCAGGACTGGGCGCGCGGCGACGACGCGGTAGCCGCCCAGGCCAATGAACTGGTGCTGTCCTGGCAGCTCTCCACCGACAGCGAGGAAGCCGCCCGGGGCTGGCTCTGGAAGCGCTATGCGACGCATCTTGCACAACCCGACTGGGCGGCGCTGTCACTCGCGCTGCAGGCGCAGGATCTGCCAGCGCTCGACCGGCTGCTGGCGGCACGCGCAGAGGCCTTGCCGGTTCGCGACCATATCGAGGCGCTACGCCAGCTAGGCCGCCTGGGCGAGGCGCAAGCACTGGCCTTCGACACGATGTCCAGCAACGAGCGCGACGACCAGGCCCAGCAGCAGCTCGACGAGCTGGCACTGCAGGCCGCGCCGCGTGTGGGCCTGGGCTACGAAAACAGGCGGCAATCGGGGCTGGTGCAGCACTCGGTCGAGATGCGTTACGAAACGAACGTCACGCCAGCGCTCAGGCTCAGCCTCGAACTTGGCGAGGCCAGCCAGTCCACACGCGGCGACAGCCTGCGCCAGGATCTGTCGGCGGCCGATGGGCGTCTGCCCGATCTCAGCCGGCAGTTCCCGTCGCGCGAGCGTCAGGCCAAGCTCGACCTCACACTGACCGATGCGCACGGCCAGACCGTGCTGAGCCTGGCGCGAGAGCAGAATCTCGACAGCTACACCTCGCTCAGGCTCGAACGCCAGCAGACCTTATCGCGCGAGCTCAGCCTCGGCCTGAGCCTGGGCCGCCGCCAGCAGGCCAGCGACAGCGACCTGATGCAGCTGCTCGCCATGCGAGACAGCGCCGAAGCCACGCTGCGCCTGAGCCCCAACCGGCTCGATTACGCGAGCATCGGCCTGGGCTGGCACCGCTACCGCCTGCAGAGCGGCCCGGGGCTGGGCCGCGGGCAGCAACTGAACTGGGAGATCGGCCACCGGCTGCGCACCGAGTATCCCGACGTCAGCATACGGCTATCGGGCTACCACAACCGCTATACGCAGCAGTTCGACGCCGCGCCGGCCGACCCGGAGACCGACACGCCACGGCTGCTGCCCGACGACAGCAGCGCCGTCGGCCTCAACATCGGCTTCGGCCAGGCTTACCTGAACGACTATACTCGGGGCTGGCGGCCCATCGCCGACATCGGGCTGAACCACAGCCCGCAGGCCGGCCGAGGCTACAACTGGCTGCTCGGCATGGCCGGCAGCGTGCTCGGGCACGACCATCTCGCCGTCTTCGCACGCAACAGCCATGGCGGCAGCGGGCCGACCGCCGACAGCGGCGCGCTGGGACTGCACTACTGGCTGGCCTATTGA